The proteins below are encoded in one region of Hordeum vulgare subsp. vulgare chromosome 3H, MorexV3_pseudomolecules_assembly, whole genome shotgun sequence:
- the LOC123442352 gene encoding uncharacterized protein LOC123442352 isoform X4, with the protein MADGPRRVPFHSLEIMTDNFSPHLVIGHDEFNGHGWRMRYAMIKGICNGLKYLHEEVEPPIFHLDLKPANILLDQNMIPKIADFGLSRFFKEEKSHSTNSPIGTRGYLPPEFIHHRIISNKLDIFSLGVVVIKIIAGPEGYSRSAETTSDQFTKTVHDNWRDRLQSTASGDLLESYSEQVKICIKIALSCLEADRRKRPTIGDIVNILTETETLDKMSTCMVDDTNLIDVHPLQLHFSFRPNKCISCLFHVTNNMNDQHVLVRCVPKHEEATPRYYACRSRITGVVPPRSTHTFVVTMVEQEQPPAITDVLDMVVETILGEVKLPSLGDLYDTHFENARKENSCGFREVTLKAVCATTSKTTTSEVLIGGDGLRSMDVHPTEPWILAGYFRRLVIWNYKTQTKMMEHSLISVISPIAFVSTVKFIIKSTEQLFVVGDGDGYVHVHDSMTMKILKKFKAHGRRVRSFAVHPTRPFVLSASWDKLIKLWDYENGWSCIRTFTGHSGPVTRVKFNPHDANTFATASSDRTVKIWSISSPIHVTSLNCEDEQACVDYYHTTATVTGSYSHGTARIWDLRTQTCIREIKGLQSPCQVGVIDCHPESDRPTLLITASEDNGVSLVDSTTYRSERTIHFGLGGVLCFAYIKGVRSVAIGHEHGIAILEIDRFFPKVLPPVR; encoded by the exons ATGGCTGATGGGCCAAGACGTGTGCCATTCCATTCACTGGAAATTATGACAGATAATTTCTCTCCACACCTCGTAATTGGCCACG ACGAATTTAATGGACATGGTTGGCGCATGCGCTACGCTATGATCAAGGGTATTTGCAATGGTTTGAAGTACCTTCACGAGGAGGTGGAGCCTCCTATTTTTCATTTGGATCTAAAACCAGCCAACATATTGCTGGATCAGAACATGATCCCGAAAATTGCTGATTTCGGATTGTCCAGATTCTTCAAGGAAGAAAAATCTCATAGCACTAATAGTCCTATAGGAACACg TGGGTACTTACCACCGGAGTTTATACATCATAGAATAATCTCAAATAAACTGGATATATTCAGCCTGGGTGTTGTGGTTATAAAGATAATTGCAGGACCTGAAGGCTACTCCAGAAGTGCTGAAACGACCTCCGATCAATTCACTAAGACT GTGCATGATAATTGGAGGGATAGGCTACAATCAACGGCGTCAGGGGATTTGTTGGAGTCGTATTCTGAACAAGTAAAGATATGTATCAAAATTGCTTTGAGCTGTTTGGAGGCCGATCGGCGGAAAAGGCCAACTATAGGGGATATCGTTAATATACTAACTGAGACAGAGACACTAGACAAG ATGAGCACGTGCATGGTCGACGACACTAACTTGATAGATGTCCATCCCCTCCAGCTCCACTTCTCTTTTCGACCGAACAAGTGTATCTCCTGCCTATTTCACGTAACTAACAACATGAATGATCAGCATGTGTTAGTGAGGTGTGTCCCAAAACACGAGGAGGCAACACCTCGCTACTACGCCTGTCGGAGCCGCATCACCGGTGTTGTGCCACCAAGGTCCACGCACACCTTCGTTGTAACGATGGTAGAACAAGAGCAGCCGCCGGCCATCACAGACGTGCTTGACATGGTCGTAGAGACAATCCTAGGGGAAGTAAAGCTGCCTTCGTTGGGTGATTTGTATGACACGCATTTTGAGAATGCTAGGAAAGAAAACAGCTGTGGTTTTCGTGAGGTGACACTAAAGGCCGTCTGTGCAACAACGAGCAAGACGACGACATCTGAG GTCTTGATAGGTGGTGATGGACTACGGTCAATGGATGTGCACCCCACAGAGCCTTG GATTTTGGCAGGCTATTTTAGACGACTTGTGATTTGGAACTACAAGACCCAG ACAAAAATGATGGAGCATTCCCTCATAAGCGTTATCTCCCCTATTGCGTTTGTTAGCACCGTTAAGTTTATCATCAAGTCAACGGAGCAATTGTTCGTGGTGGGTGATGGCGACGGGTACGTCCACGTGCATGACTCTATGACAATGAAGATACTCAAGAAATTCAAAGCTCATGGCCGTAGGGTCAGATCATTCGCCGTTCATCCGACCCGACCATTTGTGCTGTCGGCATCTTGGGACAAACTGATCAAGCTCTGGGACTATGAGAACGGGTGGAGTTGCATCCGGACATTCACTGGGCACTCTGGCCCGGTGACGCGAGTCAAGTTTAATCCGCATGACGCCAACACTTTTGCCACTGCTTCCAGTGACCGCACAGTGAAG ATCTGGAGTATCTCTTCTCCCATCCATGTCACCAGCCTCAACTGCGAAGATGAACAGGCATGTGTTGATTACTATCACACCACGGCCACGGTTACAGGATCATACAGTCACGGGACGGCACGG ATCTGGGATTTGCGAACACAGACATGTATCCGTGAAATCAAGGGGCTCCAGTCACCCTGCCAAGTTGGTGTGATCGATTGCCACCCAGAGTCAGATCGTCCAACATTGTTGATTACCGCGTCAGAGGACAATGGTGTTTCTCTCGTCGACTCCACAACCTACAG GTCTGAGAGAACAATTCATTTTGGTCTCGGAGGTGTTTTATGTTTTGCATACATCAAGGGCGTAAGAAG CGTCGCCATTGGACATGAGCACGGGATTGCAATCTTGGAAATCGATAGATTTTTTCCGAAGGTCCTGCCTCCTGTAAGGTAA
- the LOC123442352 gene encoding uncharacterized protein LOC123442352 isoform X3 — MSGHDDVQFEKEFYNLVNLKHQNIVRLVGYCHETRREYLSCNGAMVFADAIKKALCFEFMENGSLKDCLFDEFNGHGWRMRYAMIKGICNGLKYLHEEVEPPIFHLDLKPANILLDQNMIPKIADFGLSRFFKEEKSHSTNSPIGTRGYLPPEFIHHRIISNKLDIFSLGVVVIKIIAGPEGYSRSAETTSDQFTKTVHDNWRDRLQSTASGDLLESYSEQVKICIKIALSCLEADRRKRPTIGDIVNILTETETLDKMSTCMVDDTNLIDVHPLQLHFSFRPNKCISCLFHVTNNMNDQHVLVRCVPKHEEATPRYYACRSRITGVVPPRSTHTFVVTMVEQEQPPAITDVLDMVVETILGEVKLPSLGDLYDTHFENARKENSCGFREVTLKAVCATTSKTTTSEVLIGGDGLRSMDVHPTEPWILAGYFRRLVIWNYKTQTKMMEHSLISVISPIAFVSTVKFIIKSTEQLFVVGDGDGYVHVHDSMTMKILKKFKAHGRRVRSFAVHPTRPFVLSASWDKLIKLWDYENGWSCIRTFTGHSGPVTRVKFNPHDANTFATASSDRTVKIWSISSPIHVTSLNCEDEQACVDYYHTTATVTGSYSHGTARIWDLRTQTCIREIKGLQSPCQVGVIDCHPESDRPTLLITASEDNGVSLVDSTTYRSERTIHFGLGGVLCFAYIKGVRSVAIGHEHGIAILEIDRFFPKVLPPVR, encoded by the exons ATGTCAGGACACGACGATGTGCAATTTGAAAAGGAGTTTTACAATCTTGTAAATCTGAAACACCAGAACATCGTGCGGTTAGTTggttattgccatgaaacccgacGAGAATACTTGTCGTGCAATGGAGCAATGGTTTTTGCTGATGCTATAAAGAAAGCGCTTTGCTTTGAATTTATGGAAAATGGAAGCCTTAAAGACTGTCTTTTCG ACGAATTTAATGGACATGGTTGGCGCATGCGCTACGCTATGATCAAGGGTATTTGCAATGGTTTGAAGTACCTTCACGAGGAGGTGGAGCCTCCTATTTTTCATTTGGATCTAAAACCAGCCAACATATTGCTGGATCAGAACATGATCCCGAAAATTGCTGATTTCGGATTGTCCAGATTCTTCAAGGAAGAAAAATCTCATAGCACTAATAGTCCTATAGGAACACg TGGGTACTTACCACCGGAGTTTATACATCATAGAATAATCTCAAATAAACTGGATATATTCAGCCTGGGTGTTGTGGTTATAAAGATAATTGCAGGACCTGAAGGCTACTCCAGAAGTGCTGAAACGACCTCCGATCAATTCACTAAGACT GTGCATGATAATTGGAGGGATAGGCTACAATCAACGGCGTCAGGGGATTTGTTGGAGTCGTATTCTGAACAAGTAAAGATATGTATCAAAATTGCTTTGAGCTGTTTGGAGGCCGATCGGCGGAAAAGGCCAACTATAGGGGATATCGTTAATATACTAACTGAGACAGAGACACTAGACAAG ATGAGCACGTGCATGGTCGACGACACTAACTTGATAGATGTCCATCCCCTCCAGCTCCACTTCTCTTTTCGACCGAACAAGTGTATCTCCTGCCTATTTCACGTAACTAACAACATGAATGATCAGCATGTGTTAGTGAGGTGTGTCCCAAAACACGAGGAGGCAACACCTCGCTACTACGCCTGTCGGAGCCGCATCACCGGTGTTGTGCCACCAAGGTCCACGCACACCTTCGTTGTAACGATGGTAGAACAAGAGCAGCCGCCGGCCATCACAGACGTGCTTGACATGGTCGTAGAGACAATCCTAGGGGAAGTAAAGCTGCCTTCGTTGGGTGATTTGTATGACACGCATTTTGAGAATGCTAGGAAAGAAAACAGCTGTGGTTTTCGTGAGGTGACACTAAAGGCCGTCTGTGCAACAACGAGCAAGACGACGACATCTGAG GTCTTGATAGGTGGTGATGGACTACGGTCAATGGATGTGCACCCCACAGAGCCTTG GATTTTGGCAGGCTATTTTAGACGACTTGTGATTTGGAACTACAAGACCCAG ACAAAAATGATGGAGCATTCCCTCATAAGCGTTATCTCCCCTATTGCGTTTGTTAGCACCGTTAAGTTTATCATCAAGTCAACGGAGCAATTGTTCGTGGTGGGTGATGGCGACGGGTACGTCCACGTGCATGACTCTATGACAATGAAGATACTCAAGAAATTCAAAGCTCATGGCCGTAGGGTCAGATCATTCGCCGTTCATCCGACCCGACCATTTGTGCTGTCGGCATCTTGGGACAAACTGATCAAGCTCTGGGACTATGAGAACGGGTGGAGTTGCATCCGGACATTCACTGGGCACTCTGGCCCGGTGACGCGAGTCAAGTTTAATCCGCATGACGCCAACACTTTTGCCACTGCTTCCAGTGACCGCACAGTGAAG ATCTGGAGTATCTCTTCTCCCATCCATGTCACCAGCCTCAACTGCGAAGATGAACAGGCATGTGTTGATTACTATCACACCACGGCCACGGTTACAGGATCATACAGTCACGGGACGGCACGG ATCTGGGATTTGCGAACACAGACATGTATCCGTGAAATCAAGGGGCTCCAGTCACCCTGCCAAGTTGGTGTGATCGATTGCCACCCAGAGTCAGATCGTCCAACATTGTTGATTACCGCGTCAGAGGACAATGGTGTTTCTCTCGTCGACTCCACAACCTACAG GTCTGAGAGAACAATTCATTTTGGTCTCGGAGGTGTTTTATGTTTTGCATACATCAAGGGCGTAAGAAG CGTCGCCATTGGACATGAGCACGGGATTGCAATCTTGGAAATCGATAGATTTTTTCCGAAGGTCCTGCCTCCTGTAAGGTAA
- the LOC123442351 gene encoding peptidyl-prolyl cis-trans isomerase CYP21-3, mitochondrial-like has translation MAKIKPKALLAQSKQKKGPTQIGLVRIVTYIVLGVLAVSSVYYAYQYWQSKGPAVAAAAAEGAVGN, from the coding sequence ATGGCGAAGATCAAGCCAAAGGCATTGCTGGCACAGAGCAAACAGAAGAAGGGCCCTACTCAGATCGGCCTGGTGAGGATCGTCACCTACATCGTCCTCGGCGTCCTAGCAGTGTCCTCCGTTTACTATGCCTATCAGTACTGGCAGAGCAAAGGACCGGCCgttgcggcagcagcagcagaaggCGCAGTGGGGAACTAA
- the LOC123442352 gene encoding uncharacterized protein LOC123442352 isoform X1, giving the protein MADGPRRVPFHSLEIMTDNFSPHLVIGHGSYGKVYLGKTEDGQKIAVKILHDMSGHDDVQFEKEFYNLVNLKHQNIVRLVGYCHETRREYLSCNGAMVFADAIKKALCFEFMENGSLKDCLFDEFNGHGWRMRYAMIKGICNGLKYLHEEVEPPIFHLDLKPANILLDQNMIPKIADFGLSRFFKEEKSHSTNSPIGTRGYLPPEFIHHRIISNKLDIFSLGVVVIKIIAGPEGYSRSAETTSDQFTKTVHDNWRDRLQSTASGDLLESYSEQVKICIKIALSCLEADRRKRPTIGDIVNILTETETLDKMSTCMVDDTNLIDVHPLQLHFSFRPNKCISCLFHVTNNMNDQHVLVRCVPKHEEATPRYYACRSRITGVVPPRSTHTFVVTMVEQEQPPAITDVLDMVVETILGEVKLPSLGDLYDTHFENARKENSCGFREVTLKAVCATTSKTTTSEVLIGGDGLRSMDVHPTEPWILAGYFRRLVIWNYKTQTKMMEHSLISVISPIAFVSTVKFIIKSTEQLFVVGDGDGYVHVHDSMTMKILKKFKAHGRRVRSFAVHPTRPFVLSASWDKLIKLWDYENGWSCIRTFTGHSGPVTRVKFNPHDANTFATASSDRTVKIWSISSPIHVTSLNCEDEQACVDYYHTTATVTGSYSHGTARIWDLRTQTCIREIKGLQSPCQVGVIDCHPESDRPTLLITASEDNGVSLVDSTTYRSERTIHFGLGGVLCFAYIKGVRSVAIGHEHGIAILEIDRFFPKVLPPVR; this is encoded by the exons ATGGCTGATGGGCCAAGACGTGTGCCATTCCATTCACTGGAAATTATGACAGATAATTTCTCTCCACACCTCGTAATTGGCCACGGTTCGTATGGAAAAGTTTACCTG GGGAAGACGGAAGATGGTCAAAAAATTGCTGTAAAGATTCTTCATGACATGTCAGGACACGACGATGTGCAATTTGAAAAGGAGTTTTACAATCTTGTAAATCTGAAACACCAGAACATCGTGCGGTTAGTTggttattgccatgaaacccgacGAGAATACTTGTCGTGCAATGGAGCAATGGTTTTTGCTGATGCTATAAAGAAAGCGCTTTGCTTTGAATTTATGGAAAATGGAAGCCTTAAAGACTGTCTTTTCG ACGAATTTAATGGACATGGTTGGCGCATGCGCTACGCTATGATCAAGGGTATTTGCAATGGTTTGAAGTACCTTCACGAGGAGGTGGAGCCTCCTATTTTTCATTTGGATCTAAAACCAGCCAACATATTGCTGGATCAGAACATGATCCCGAAAATTGCTGATTTCGGATTGTCCAGATTCTTCAAGGAAGAAAAATCTCATAGCACTAATAGTCCTATAGGAACACg TGGGTACTTACCACCGGAGTTTATACATCATAGAATAATCTCAAATAAACTGGATATATTCAGCCTGGGTGTTGTGGTTATAAAGATAATTGCAGGACCTGAAGGCTACTCCAGAAGTGCTGAAACGACCTCCGATCAATTCACTAAGACT GTGCATGATAATTGGAGGGATAGGCTACAATCAACGGCGTCAGGGGATTTGTTGGAGTCGTATTCTGAACAAGTAAAGATATGTATCAAAATTGCTTTGAGCTGTTTGGAGGCCGATCGGCGGAAAAGGCCAACTATAGGGGATATCGTTAATATACTAACTGAGACAGAGACACTAGACAAG ATGAGCACGTGCATGGTCGACGACACTAACTTGATAGATGTCCATCCCCTCCAGCTCCACTTCTCTTTTCGACCGAACAAGTGTATCTCCTGCCTATTTCACGTAACTAACAACATGAATGATCAGCATGTGTTAGTGAGGTGTGTCCCAAAACACGAGGAGGCAACACCTCGCTACTACGCCTGTCGGAGCCGCATCACCGGTGTTGTGCCACCAAGGTCCACGCACACCTTCGTTGTAACGATGGTAGAACAAGAGCAGCCGCCGGCCATCACAGACGTGCTTGACATGGTCGTAGAGACAATCCTAGGGGAAGTAAAGCTGCCTTCGTTGGGTGATTTGTATGACACGCATTTTGAGAATGCTAGGAAAGAAAACAGCTGTGGTTTTCGTGAGGTGACACTAAAGGCCGTCTGTGCAACAACGAGCAAGACGACGACATCTGAG GTCTTGATAGGTGGTGATGGACTACGGTCAATGGATGTGCACCCCACAGAGCCTTG GATTTTGGCAGGCTATTTTAGACGACTTGTGATTTGGAACTACAAGACCCAG ACAAAAATGATGGAGCATTCCCTCATAAGCGTTATCTCCCCTATTGCGTTTGTTAGCACCGTTAAGTTTATCATCAAGTCAACGGAGCAATTGTTCGTGGTGGGTGATGGCGACGGGTACGTCCACGTGCATGACTCTATGACAATGAAGATACTCAAGAAATTCAAAGCTCATGGCCGTAGGGTCAGATCATTCGCCGTTCATCCGACCCGACCATTTGTGCTGTCGGCATCTTGGGACAAACTGATCAAGCTCTGGGACTATGAGAACGGGTGGAGTTGCATCCGGACATTCACTGGGCACTCTGGCCCGGTGACGCGAGTCAAGTTTAATCCGCATGACGCCAACACTTTTGCCACTGCTTCCAGTGACCGCACAGTGAAG ATCTGGAGTATCTCTTCTCCCATCCATGTCACCAGCCTCAACTGCGAAGATGAACAGGCATGTGTTGATTACTATCACACCACGGCCACGGTTACAGGATCATACAGTCACGGGACGGCACGG ATCTGGGATTTGCGAACACAGACATGTATCCGTGAAATCAAGGGGCTCCAGTCACCCTGCCAAGTTGGTGTGATCGATTGCCACCCAGAGTCAGATCGTCCAACATTGTTGATTACCGCGTCAGAGGACAATGGTGTTTCTCTCGTCGACTCCACAACCTACAG GTCTGAGAGAACAATTCATTTTGGTCTCGGAGGTGTTTTATGTTTTGCATACATCAAGGGCGTAAGAAG CGTCGCCATTGGACATGAGCACGGGATTGCAATCTTGGAAATCGATAGATTTTTTCCGAAGGTCCTGCCTCCTGTAAGGTAA
- the LOC123442352 gene encoding uncharacterized protein LOC123442352 isoform X2 encodes MADGPRRVPFHSLEIMTDNFSPHLVIGHGSYGKVYLGKTEDGQKIAVKILHDMSGHDDVQFEKEFYNLVNLKHQNIVRLVGYCHETRREYLSCNGAMVFADAIKKALCFEFMENGSLKDCLFDEFNGHGWRMRYAMIKGICNGLKYLHEEVEPPIFHLDLKPANILLDQNMIPKIADFGLSRFFKEEKSHSTNSPIGTRGYLPPEFIHHRIISNKLDIFSLGVVVIKIIAGPEGYSRSAETTSDQFTKTVHDNWRDRLQSTASGDLLESYSEQVKICIKIALSCLEADRRKRPTIGDIVNILTETETLDKMSTCMVDDTNLIDVHPLQLHFSFRPNKCISCLFHVTNNMNDQHVLVRCVPKHEEATPRYYACRSRITGVVPPRSTHTFVVTMVEQEQPPAITDVLDMVVETILGEVKLPSLGDLYDTHFENARKENSCGFREVTLKAVCATTSKTTTSEVLIGGDGLRSMDVHPTEPWILAGYFRRLVIWNYKTQTKMMEHSLISVISPIAFVSTVKFIIKSTEQLFVVGDGDGYVHVHDSMTMKILKKFKAHGRRVRSFAVHPTRPFVLSASWDKLIKLWDYENGWSCIRTFTGHSGPVTRVKFNPHDANTFATASSDRTVKIWSISSPIHVTSLNCEDEQACVDYYHTTATVTGSYSHGTARTCIREIKGLQSPCQVGVIDCHPESDRPTLLITASEDNGVSLVDSTTYRSERTIHFGLGGVLCFAYIKGVRSVAIGHEHGIAILEIDRFFPKVLPPVR; translated from the exons ATGGCTGATGGGCCAAGACGTGTGCCATTCCATTCACTGGAAATTATGACAGATAATTTCTCTCCACACCTCGTAATTGGCCACGGTTCGTATGGAAAAGTTTACCTG GGGAAGACGGAAGATGGTCAAAAAATTGCTGTAAAGATTCTTCATGACATGTCAGGACACGACGATGTGCAATTTGAAAAGGAGTTTTACAATCTTGTAAATCTGAAACACCAGAACATCGTGCGGTTAGTTggttattgccatgaaacccgacGAGAATACTTGTCGTGCAATGGAGCAATGGTTTTTGCTGATGCTATAAAGAAAGCGCTTTGCTTTGAATTTATGGAAAATGGAAGCCTTAAAGACTGTCTTTTCG ACGAATTTAATGGACATGGTTGGCGCATGCGCTACGCTATGATCAAGGGTATTTGCAATGGTTTGAAGTACCTTCACGAGGAGGTGGAGCCTCCTATTTTTCATTTGGATCTAAAACCAGCCAACATATTGCTGGATCAGAACATGATCCCGAAAATTGCTGATTTCGGATTGTCCAGATTCTTCAAGGAAGAAAAATCTCATAGCACTAATAGTCCTATAGGAACACg TGGGTACTTACCACCGGAGTTTATACATCATAGAATAATCTCAAATAAACTGGATATATTCAGCCTGGGTGTTGTGGTTATAAAGATAATTGCAGGACCTGAAGGCTACTCCAGAAGTGCTGAAACGACCTCCGATCAATTCACTAAGACT GTGCATGATAATTGGAGGGATAGGCTACAATCAACGGCGTCAGGGGATTTGTTGGAGTCGTATTCTGAACAAGTAAAGATATGTATCAAAATTGCTTTGAGCTGTTTGGAGGCCGATCGGCGGAAAAGGCCAACTATAGGGGATATCGTTAATATACTAACTGAGACAGAGACACTAGACAAG ATGAGCACGTGCATGGTCGACGACACTAACTTGATAGATGTCCATCCCCTCCAGCTCCACTTCTCTTTTCGACCGAACAAGTGTATCTCCTGCCTATTTCACGTAACTAACAACATGAATGATCAGCATGTGTTAGTGAGGTGTGTCCCAAAACACGAGGAGGCAACACCTCGCTACTACGCCTGTCGGAGCCGCATCACCGGTGTTGTGCCACCAAGGTCCACGCACACCTTCGTTGTAACGATGGTAGAACAAGAGCAGCCGCCGGCCATCACAGACGTGCTTGACATGGTCGTAGAGACAATCCTAGGGGAAGTAAAGCTGCCTTCGTTGGGTGATTTGTATGACACGCATTTTGAGAATGCTAGGAAAGAAAACAGCTGTGGTTTTCGTGAGGTGACACTAAAGGCCGTCTGTGCAACAACGAGCAAGACGACGACATCTGAG GTCTTGATAGGTGGTGATGGACTACGGTCAATGGATGTGCACCCCACAGAGCCTTG GATTTTGGCAGGCTATTTTAGACGACTTGTGATTTGGAACTACAAGACCCAG ACAAAAATGATGGAGCATTCCCTCATAAGCGTTATCTCCCCTATTGCGTTTGTTAGCACCGTTAAGTTTATCATCAAGTCAACGGAGCAATTGTTCGTGGTGGGTGATGGCGACGGGTACGTCCACGTGCATGACTCTATGACAATGAAGATACTCAAGAAATTCAAAGCTCATGGCCGTAGGGTCAGATCATTCGCCGTTCATCCGACCCGACCATTTGTGCTGTCGGCATCTTGGGACAAACTGATCAAGCTCTGGGACTATGAGAACGGGTGGAGTTGCATCCGGACATTCACTGGGCACTCTGGCCCGGTGACGCGAGTCAAGTTTAATCCGCATGACGCCAACACTTTTGCCACTGCTTCCAGTGACCGCACAGTGAAG ATCTGGAGTATCTCTTCTCCCATCCATGTCACCAGCCTCAACTGCGAAGATGAACAGGCATGTGTTGATTACTATCACACCACGGCCACGGTTACAGGATCATACAGTCACGGGACGGCACGG ACATGTATCCGTGAAATCAAGGGGCTCCAGTCACCCTGCCAAGTTGGTGTGATCGATTGCCACCCAGAGTCAGATCGTCCAACATTGTTGATTACCGCGTCAGAGGACAATGGTGTTTCTCTCGTCGACTCCACAACCTACAG GTCTGAGAGAACAATTCATTTTGGTCTCGGAGGTGTTTTATGTTTTGCATACATCAAGGGCGTAAGAAG CGTCGCCATTGGACATGAGCACGGGATTGCAATCTTGGAAATCGATAGATTTTTTCCGAAGGTCCTGCCTCCTGTAAGGTAA
- the LOC123439065 gene encoding uncharacterized protein LOC123439065, producing the protein MAGSRRRRDVRAGSPPAEATSAPVDTAVCLIVQLEPTAFLLLEAAAVERYSKNICRASTSTSSPLSGPYVCADLLDNLLHEIIALFNSFHDFLAFIGTCHSWRAAVSTVPSVYTLGFPPLHFKPDGPHVSPHCNGIKPTLLSNWKWQLSDPSKKNSSLACSVPQNTPDTMRYLGCSYGYLIFSYAEHCFLIDVYTGTKVKPPKIPRNNNLWCFHGIDVLTAPLNSPNSRLLLCSESSMLEWQVGTDCWSEHPLALGHEDIRQIVIFKGDIFVIDYRMRIHTVHFTPQFSVQELEFMWEPFFPINPWFVSCADMLLMVDLSVTSFHWHGTYSHTFDVFRLDLAVEPAKFVKMDKLENYALFISLDKRNPTFSCMSPERWGGKSNCIYAAKLLEDPAESRVAKLLEEPYESWVAVELGQPVQEKTVQYLFYGRAYPCDYSLLSSLWVFPSLIYGSA; encoded by the exons ATGGccggaagccgccgccgccgcgacgTTAGAGCGGGCTCGCCGCCGGCAGAAGCCACCTCAGCTCCAG TTGACACTGCTGTTTGCCTTATTGTTCAGTTAGAGCCTACGGCGTTTCTTCTACT GGAAGCTGCCGCTGTGGAGAGGTACTCTAAGAACATCTGCCGTGCCTCCACCTCTACCTCCTCGCCTTTGTCTGGACCTTATGTTTGTGCAGATCTCCTGGACAACCTGCttcatgaaattattgctctcttCAACTCATTCCATGACTTCCTTGCTTTCATCGGCACCTGCCATTCTTGGCGCGCTGCGGTCTCTACAGTTCCCTCTGTGTATACCTTGGGCTTCCCACCACTCCACTTCAAACCAGATGGTCCTCATGTTAGTCCACATTGCAACGGTATCAAGCCCACCCTTTTATCTAATTGGAAGTGGCAGCTCAGTGATCCAAGCAAgaaaaactcatctcttgcgtgTTCGGTGCCTCAAAATACTCCAGATACAATGCGATATTTGGGCTGCTCATATGGATATCTTATCTTCTCATACGCGGAGCACTGCTTCCTCATTGATGTTTACACCGGTACCAAGGTGAAGCCCCCCAAAATCCCACGCAACAACAATCTTTGGTGCTTTCATGGCATAGATGTCCTTACGGCCCCACTCAATTCACCCAACTCTCGCCTACTCCTTTGCTCGGAATCTTCCATGCTTGAGTGGCAGGTTGGAACAGACTGCTGGTCAGAGCACCCTCTTGCTCTCGGTCATGAAGATATTCGTCAGATTGTGATCTTCAAAGGTGATATCTTTGTCATCGATTATCGTATGAGGATCCACACTGTACACTTTACACCTCAGTTCAGCGTGCAAGAATTAGAATTTATGTGGGAACCCTTTTTTCCTATTAACCCATGGTTCGTGTCCTGTGCTGACATGCTTCTCATGGTTGACCTCTCAGTAACCTCTTTTCATTGGCACGGCACATATAGTCACACCTTCGATGTCTTCCGCCTTGACCTTGCTGTCGAGCCAGCTAAGTTtgtgaagatggacaagttggaaAATTATGCCCTGTTTATTAGCCTTGATAAGAGGAATCCTACATTCTCCTGCATGAGCCCGGAAAGATGGGGAGGAAAGAGTAACTGCATTTATGCTGCCAAGCTACTTGAAGACCCTGCTGAATCTAGGGTTGCCAAGCTACTTGAAGAACCTTATGAATCTTGGGTTGCGGTTGAGCTTGGTCAGCCAGTGCAAGAAAAAACAGTTCAGTACCTATTCTATGGTCGTGCATACCCTTGCGACTACAGTTTACTAAGTAGCCTCTGGGTGTTCCCCAGTCTAATTTATGGTTCTGCCTAG